A region from the Mucilaginibacter sp. CSA2-8R genome encodes:
- a CDS encoding glycosyltransferase family 9 protein, whose protein sequence is MTAARHILVLRFSAMGDVAMTVPVIKGLLLQHPNLRITYVSRPGFSAFFNDIDRLTFVPADFKSTYKGISGSYRLFKELAGLGQYDAVANLHNNLRSNIIQALFQFKGVTGRRIDKDRAAKKQLTRFPNKVLKRLTLTTERYAEVFRQLGLPLTLSHQLVKTELIAEKDLPFEVKQGYWVGIAPFAQHQGKIYPLGRMEQVVQILNQAGIKLFIFGGSPEEKAVAADWEQKYQHVTSMVNRISLLQELELIARLDLMVAMDSAGMHMASLQGVPVVSIWGATHHFAGFLGYGQQESDIIADTIACRPCSVYGNKPCFRDDYACLYNITPQSIADKVLDRLKEL, encoded by the coding sequence ATGACGGCTGCCCGGCACATACTGGTTTTACGGTTTTCGGCCATGGGCGATGTAGCCATGACGGTACCCGTAATTAAAGGATTACTGCTGCAGCATCCCAATCTTCGTATAACTTATGTTTCGCGCCCTGGCTTTTCGGCGTTTTTTAATGATATTGACAGGTTAACCTTTGTTCCGGCCGATTTTAAATCAACTTATAAAGGTATATCCGGTAGCTATCGGTTATTTAAAGAACTTGCCGGGTTGGGCCAGTATGATGCGGTAGCTAACCTGCATAATAACTTACGCAGCAACATCATTCAGGCGTTATTCCAGTTTAAAGGGGTTACAGGCCGTCGTATTGATAAGGACCGGGCAGCCAAAAAACAGCTTACCCGTTTCCCCAATAAAGTATTAAAACGGCTTACACTTACCACCGAGCGCTACGCCGAGGTATTCAGGCAATTGGGCCTGCCATTAACGCTGTCCCATCAGTTGGTTAAAACCGAACTGATTGCGGAAAAGGATTTACCTTTCGAGGTTAAGCAAGGATACTGGGTAGGCATTGCGCCTTTTGCACAGCATCAGGGCAAAATTTATCCTTTAGGCCGCATGGAGCAGGTGGTTCAAATACTTAACCAAGCCGGTATCAAACTGTTCATTTTTGGCGGATCGCCGGAGGAGAAGGCCGTCGCTGCAGATTGGGAACAAAAATATCAGCATGTTACCTCGATGGTAAACCGCATAAGCCTTTTGCAGGAACTGGAACTGATTGCACGACTTGACTTAATGGTTGCTATGGATTCGGCAGGTATGCACATGGCCTCGCTGCAGGGGGTTCCGGTAGTATCAATTTGGGGCGCTACCCACCATTTTGCCGGCTTTTTAGGCTACGGACAGCAAGAAAGTGATATTATTGCAGACACTATTGCCTGCCGCCCTTGTTCGGTTTATGGAAACAAACCCTGCTTTCGGGATGACTATGCCTGCTTGTATAACATCACTCCTCAAAGCATTGCCGATAAAGTTTTAGACCGGTTAAAAGAACTTTAG
- the dprA gene encoding DNA-processing protein DprA, with amino-acid sequence MSLKHQLALSFIKGVGSTLSKSLIAYFGGPEEVFRASVTHLQKVPGIGTKTAASLNLNEALQRAELELAFVEKQGIDVIFYTDSRYPRKLKHCADAPILLYSKGNANLNTQHIVSIVGTRNATDYGRTLCKQLLEDLKQYDVLVVSGLAHGIDAAAHKESLRLDVPTVGVLGHGLDRLYPSQNRSIADKMIVNGGLLTEFPSGTKPERENFPKRNRIVAGMADVTVVVEAGIKGGALITAEIANSYNRDVFAFPGRINDEFSEGCNFLIRNNKAGLLTNAADLAFLMGWDNSKGNGKATGQKQFALPIDLNANERLIFEILHQHAVPLAIDDLSIKTNLPLSQLTMNLLNMEMQGYISARPGKTYAIS; translated from the coding sequence ATGTCACTTAAACACCAATTGGCCCTGTCTTTTATCAAAGGCGTGGGCTCTACCTTATCTAAATCACTAATCGCTTACTTTGGCGGGCCCGAAGAAGTATTCAGGGCCTCGGTTACTCACTTGCAAAAGGTACCGGGCATTGGTACCAAAACAGCTGCATCGCTCAATTTAAATGAGGCTTTGCAACGTGCCGAGCTGGAACTTGCATTTGTAGAAAAGCAAGGCATAGATGTGATCTTTTATACCGATAGCCGCTATCCGCGTAAACTCAAGCATTGTGCAGATGCACCCATCCTTTTATACAGTAAAGGCAATGCCAACCTAAACACCCAACACATAGTAAGTATAGTGGGCACACGTAACGCTACTGATTATGGACGGACCTTATGCAAACAGCTGCTGGAAGATTTAAAACAGTATGATGTGTTGGTAGTAAGCGGACTGGCGCATGGCATAGACGCAGCCGCGCATAAAGAAAGTTTGCGGTTAGATGTACCCACAGTAGGTGTATTAGGTCATGGCTTAGATCGCTTGTACCCAAGTCAGAACCGCTCCATAGCCGACAAGATGATAGTAAACGGCGGGTTGCTGACCGAGTTTCCGTCGGGTACCAAGCCCGAACGCGAAAATTTTCCTAAACGTAACCGTATTGTAGCAGGCATGGCCGATGTTACCGTGGTGGTAGAGGCCGGTATAAAAGGCGGCGCTTTAATTACTGCTGAGATAGCTAACTCTTATAATCGAGATGTATTTGCTTTTCCGGGCCGTATCAACGACGAATTTTCTGAAGGCTGTAACTTTTTAATCCGTAATAACAAAGCCGGCTTGCTGACTAATGCGGCTGATCTTGCTTTTTTAATGGGTTGGGATAACAGTAAAGGCAATGGTAAGGCAACCGGTCAAAAGCAGTTTGCTTTACCTATTGATTTAAACGCAAACGAAAGGTTAATTTTTGAAATACTGCACCAGCATGCCGTTCCTCTAGCTATTGACGATTTAAGCATAAAAACCAATTTACCGCTTAGCCAACTGACCATGAACCTGCTTAACATGGAAATGCAGGGTTACATCAGCGCCAGGCCGGGTAAAACATATGCTATCAGTTAG
- a CDS encoding histidine phosphatase family protein: protein MKKLLLVRHATAQSESANGDFDRALSNKGINEATELAQKLKNNKIIPQLVVASSSLRTQTTAGIITNVLQLPKPQLNTAIYEASEQTLLKAINAFADTNDFTAMVGHNPGISYLLFTLTGEIRDVPPGTAILITFDVNEWNAVSSNSGTIVYYTAPEQTA, encoded by the coding sequence ATGAAAAAGCTGCTCCTTGTTCGTCATGCTACTGCCCAGTCCGAATCGGCTAATGGTGATTTCGATCGTGCTTTATCCAATAAAGGCATCAATGAAGCAACAGAACTTGCACAAAAGCTAAAGAATAATAAAATCATCCCGCAGCTGGTGGTAGCCAGTTCTTCGCTGCGTACCCAAACAACGGCCGGCATCATCACCAACGTATTGCAGTTGCCCAAGCCTCAGTTAAATACCGCTATCTACGAAGCCAGTGAACAAACTTTACTAAAAGCCATCAATGCTTTTGCGGATACAAACGATTTTACCGCCATGGTTGGCCACAATCCAGGCATCAGTTATCTGCTGTTTACACTTACCGGTGAGATAAGGGATGTACCGCCCGGCACGGCTATCTTAATTACTTTTGACGTAAACGAATGGAATGCCGTTAGCAGTAACAGCGGTACAATAGTTTACTATACCGCGCCTGAGCAGACAGCCTAA